In Glycine max cultivar Williams 82 chromosome 15, Glycine_max_v4.0, whole genome shotgun sequence, the DNA window gtGAAAACCCTTTAACAAGTTGATTATATAATTGATGTTCGTTAACGTGTAAATTGCTAAGACATCTAGGTAATTTGAGTTTGAATCCAATGGTTTCCATGGGCAGGATCTATAAATCCCATTAAAGATTCACGTTAGTAAATGACAAATGGTTTCCACTTTCCAGTTGGATTTTCTTTGGGTTGCAAAGTTTACTTTTCCACCGtctaaaaggaaaataatcTCTAATCGGTAACTAttgcttaaaaatataaaagcatTCATTCACtattctttattaaatattataaagtgaatgataaatactttatatgtaaaatctcaatataacaatatgatattttcactttttttacatttcttttaatttaatcattgcCTGAGAATACTCATCCCCtggatataataatttaaaatagcaCCGCACACCATTTTCAATCAACGACCATATATATGATGGCTTATGCCTTAAGTCAACATGTTAAATTACCTGGATCACAGTTCTTTTAACAAAGCATCTTACTattcacaaataaaataaaataaaaacatcttaCTATTAGTTTAGTAGCACATTAAGTTGAGTTTGATAGTAATTGAATCaatggtggaaagaaatgatTAGACGGATAAACTGTTaattacttaataattttttaattttttttaaacgtaTTTGACTTATGAAAGTGGATCATTTACAGAGAATTTACACTCGCATattatatgtattatttttataattttgcaatgattacacatatatgagcttaaataagttttaaagTCAACTACTCCCAATTGTAGAAGTGAGTTCATTTATATATGAGTCAAGTTGTAACTATAACTTCGTgtatagattttttatttttattttttgtcaaaacCTTCTTGTACAGATAGTAACTTGATAACTTgatcattcaaataaaaattattttatacgttgtatgtttgttttctgaaaagaaaatattagcaCTTTATCATTACTTATTAAAATCCAACTGACTGAAATAACTTAATCGTTATTCGTGACCTGGCCATCGAAGGTCTTCTAATTTTAtagttcaattattattattttcatgtgaACTGCCACCTATtagttttgttttgtccatTGAATATTGAAATAAGTATTAAcaaggacaataatatataaaataagggttttttttatctatgtaaAGGGCGGAAGACCAAAAAACATAACAGAAAGCTACAAATATCCTACCATAGAATACACCCATGAAACCTTTCCTAAACAGAGGAATGAGGAAGAAGTTGaccaaaagcaaaaataaataaaacagggGAGGTTGATCAAACTGTTACACAGCAAGGCTACTACTACGTTATGTAAATTGGTCAAATTATGAACACATTTGTTGGCTTTCCTATGTGAATAAGACACAGTCACATTCCATTCTTGTCACAACACAAGTGGACCTTGATCTTCTTAACCAGAATGTGGTGGTGATCCGTAGCTGagctttcaaaaattaattaagagttTGATGGAGATAGTTagaattttcttctcttatttttgttttaaaatataaattttaaaataaaatgtatatgaCTAAAATAGAGTCCAATTcgttttttaaacttaatttagaaatggttttagtttaattttttaaacaaaaaaataattttgattcttgaattttagttgtaaaaataaatattttaatttctccaTCTCTTTCTTAAAAGACATGTTGAcaattatcatcatcattattattgtcGTTGTTACAAATTCTACAATTATGCTTATCACTACCAAGTCATTCACTAATAATTCTCCATTATCATTCATGTTATCATGACAATCAACACTTTTATAACTATTGTTGTGAGAATCTTGTTAACTAATATCCTAAAGACAAATTGTTTAtgggattaaaagaaaaaatattttaatgaaaatcatacgaggaacatttaaaaaatcataaaagagtATATTTTTACACatcttaataaataaacaattattttcacTTCTTTAACCAATATCTTAAGAATACTATAATTACTATTATagttatcatcatcattatcactATTTGTAATTGGTAACCATGAAAAACACAATCTAACAAAGTTAATCTTAGATTGAGTTTGATAGTGAGAGATGAGAAGAGATGAAATGAGacaaaaaaaagagtataaaaTAAAGTGATTTGGCATAgatgaaaaagaatataaaagagataaaacatttgaattaaagtggttaagtaaataataaaataaaaaaaaatgattaaccaAAATGTTTGTTAAACAAATAttcacttcaattttatttgagacgaatttttaagaaaaaattaacgtgcataattaattatataagtttCATAATCAATTATCATGTCTATCTAAGACCAACTCAACTAAATTCAAAAGTTTCAATGCTTACATAAAGAATTGAGCTAATAAGATAATtgattatgtataaaaaaacacaagggTGCTCTTAGGGTCAATTTTAGCAACTCATTATTTGTTGCATTGTATACTCGTGGGCAGCTACAACTTTCACTTCCTTTTATCTTATTTTGGAATGGAAGTTGGAAGGCATGCGACCTAcacttttttcaaaactttcatCTATCTTTGACTTCCACCAAACACCTTCCCTTATGACCTTCACCCCAAATCAACTATAATTCCaccaaatatttttcatcacaACTTTCATCCCAAAATCAATTGTAATTAGTTTTGGCTGTGATTCACCCCTTAAACCAAACACCCCTTTAATTGGATGAAATGAACCCAATTGaagcaattttaaaaataaaagaatttaattgcatagtaaaaaatttaaaggactTAATTGAGcatcttaaataaattaagagaccttagtaaaaaaaaactaaggaatcaaattgaatattaaacttatattttactatttttaacctttgtttattatttttatacttagtcttcttaattatttaagttttttgaaaaattaaagtgataaagtaattaaaaagatGAAGTATAAAGacaataccaaaaaaaattctaaagataATGGTTTGGGGtagttgagattttttttttatataattgataaaaatgatAGAGAGAATAAAAGTctgtcttttattttaatttataatataagagtaaagttttgaaagaaaaaaactaaatcaTATACAcatatcatataataaatataaatacatttttatcatattttccaTCTTTTACGCGTCTAACGATAAGGATGCAAAGAGAAGGTTACAGACATGGACAAACACCCCCACAAAACCAATCCTTAATTTGACAATGCACTAAAACAAAATCGAAAAACACCAATCATGAGAGGCGAGGTTGACCATTAAAAAACACATCATATACCATCATTTTTTAAGCTTTTACAAAACCATCGAAGCTGCAAACCGAACCAAACCTCGATCAAAAAGAACATCTGCACATGCCCCTTTagctttctttgtttcttctttccttatCATCATGCACCAAAAAATCCTCAATTAAAAAGagacacaataaaaaaaaacaaaagaaaagagaaaagtggTTAATTGATTCATAGacgtactttattttattttttttatcaataaatattaattattaattttttaccaataaaaaaatttgaatccaCGACGTCCATTAATTAAGAGGATGTaacttatttgattaaatataatttataaatttctttACACTATCATAAATTTCAACGAAAAAAAGTAACTCATGGTACACGTGAAAGTATTACATTACGTTTACATACATGAATGTCTCCACATCTTTTTATTTCCTCACAGAGTCCACATCCACCGGCTCCATCCAAATGCAGCCCAAAAAAGTTGGATTCaacaaattacttttttataaattgaaaatttgcatTATATTTAATGTAAGAATTAGTAAATACCATTAAAAAAACATGTCTGTTTTTTAGTTAAGAAGCTCtcaacatatatttaaaaagtaaaactgAAATAAAAAAGTTGTTTGATTTTCAATTGAATCCaactataaactaaaatttaccTTAACTTTGTCTTAAAACtcagtttaaaatgatttctttttttttcttttacaaactcaatttataaaaaaaatttattcaaatttaagtttGCAACTTTAATATAAACATACACAAACATGTAATGATCCTTAATTATGAGatatattttctctcaattAAGATTTGGTCTAGTGAAATGGAAAGAGCTACCTTATCCTTATCTTAAAATTCAGCTTAAAATACAACtttaatataaagtataaacataCACAAAAATGAGATGATCCTTAACTATACATTCTTTTTTCTATCAATGTTGAATCcaataaaagaattatttttttttatctctcagaGTTTATCAGACTTTTctaattaaaagaattattcaagaggtaagtaaaatttaattaaaaattattttttatcaaagattaaacttatataatattcaaataattcaaccttaattttaatacattaacCACTTAGGTCCAATAACTTTATAAAATGACTAATTTATAATAACATAACAATAAAGGTTTAAATCTCTAACAGAAAAAGTAAGCtcatatttaatgtttaattatatgtaaaagATTAAGtgtgtcaattaattaattaatgtgagtTCAATTTTTTCTATCAATGTGATAACCTAATGgattatctatctatatatttgGATCCGCATCCTACACAATAGACACACGTAATGGACGTGGAAAGACAGAAGCTACCCTTCTTAGCTTCTGCATATTTTTTGTATTGAACGCGAAGAAAGACAATATATCCACACTTTCTAATTTTTACCAAACACATTCTATAAGAATCTTGTAAGCATTATATTAAATAAGTCTTGACACATATTTTGGTCCAAGTGAATCTTAGGACACGAATTAcctaaattttttgtttgaaaaaaattaatacaaaattatttaagcttaataaacaataaatatatactattaaatatttagaaaacatTAACTCTTCATAATATTATAGTTTTGTTCAGATTGAGTAGAGTTgtatcatgaaaaaaaaacacatatgaAACCTGATAAGTGTTGCTTAATCGATAACCCatgttaaatttatgaaaaaaacttatgttttatttttataaaatacattttttagagagaagtgagaaaTCTTGATTATGACTAAAAAAACTATCGCTTTTCAGTTTTCACaattatttccaaaaaaaaaaaagaatactatTGAAAAAAACTACAATAATTTCTACAAAACAAGAGAGTGACGTGGGGCagaaaatagaaagagaaagagagggacAGCAATAATAGACATAGACATAGACATGTAGGTATTAGAGTGCCCACAGACAATAAccccttaaaaaaaaactcggtctctatttttttccttttcttttctttctctctcaaattTCTTTCCCTTCTGTTCACTCAAAAGAGCAGAAAGAGACAAGATCCCGGAAAGGCGTGCCGGCGTCAGAGACTCATCAGTTCTCACTCGTACGGCGTTGTGCTTTGCTTTCTcaccttcttcttcatttctttcatcatcatcatcatctcaaTATAAAGTTCGCTCCTTTCTCAGTTTTCACCCATACCCAGATGGGTAACAGCACCATCTCGGATCTGTGTCCCTCCTTTAAGTGAAAAAGGTTCAATCTTTGGTCTCTGAGGCTGTTGGGTTTTCGtcattgaagaagaagaagggtatTATTATCATGTACTCGAGGCTCATACACCCCCACGATGGGATTGTGACGCAGGATGACTTGCAGGGTGCTGCTTCCAATCTCTCTCACGCTCACAAGGGAGATCCTTGTCTCGTTCTGACGGCTGATCCCAAGCCTCGTCTTCGTTGGACTCAGGACTTGCATGAACGGTTCGTTGATGCGGTAACGCAGCTTGGGGGAGCAAGTAGTGAGTGTCTTTTAACTGTTTACTTTGTCAAAgttgaagcctttttttttttgttaatgaagttggattttgtttttatgacacttgcacaattttttgtttgtgtttttttttcttgggggaggggggggggtgTTGGGTTGAATTTGGAAGAGTATTTGTATTGGCTGTGTGTGatgcttgcattttttttcttttgctgttTTGAGTTCATTAATTAGGTGTTGTGAAGTTTGTTTGTGTTTATACTCCTTTTCTCGGTTGTAATAATTGGAATTGGAAGTGTTTTTGTTTATCTTAGAGTAATTGGTCTTGCTAAGGGTGAATGTAGAGTTTGACAAGTGGATTTTGTTGTAACAATGTGAGCGGATAATGATTTCATGAGCAGATTAGTGGTAACCatttgttagtttgtttggATTGCTTCACTTGAGAACATTTTGTTTGAATGAACTTGTCAATCAGTGTGTTCTGATTTTGACTTTGACCACAAGtataaaatttattggaaaGAGTTTAGTTCATCGGTCAATTTCCGCATCGTGCCCCTCGTTTGTTGATGTGCTGGATCTTCTTATGATTGACTTGGTAGCTTTAAGCATTTATTTGGAACCAATGGAACATGCTGAAAGTATTTGAAGGGTGCGTTGAGTTGAAATTAATCATGCGGGAGtggctttgttgttgttatgcCGTGTAGGGTTTAAAAGGGTAGTGGGTGACTGTGGTATACTATACTACATCAGTACATCCTCAACCCAAATCACTTGCTGCTGTTCTCTTTTGATAATTATAACTTAGCAAGATACTTTCCCATGAACTCATAAGCTGTCTAAGTTGAAACTGTTTTGGCTCAATATATTTAGCCTGCTATGTATGCTGAGGTTTACGTTGATACCGGCTTCACTTGTTTGCAAAGTAGTTAATAAAGCCTGCTTTCCTTTTCTTATCCTGAAATCTTCATGCGTAAATTATCATCAACATCACTTTCTGACTAGGTTCTGGATGTTATCTGCAGAAGCTACACCAAAAGCAATCATGCGGACCATGAATGTCAAGGGTTTGACTCTGTTTCATTTGAAGAGTCATCTTCAGGtctctttaattcttttaataataCTCTGTCCAATTTTCAGCTTTGTGACAAAAGTGAAACCTTTCTTTCTGCATTGCAGAAATACAGGCTTGGTAAGCAATCTGGGAAGGATGTGGGTGAAGGATGCAAAGATGGTATGATTGTCATTCCTCTCTGTGGATCAATTATGTTCTCATCCCTGTCACCTTAGTATATGCTCTGTCCAATGTGTTCTGTGGTGTCTTTCACTTTTCCCTTTCCACAGAGCAGGGGTCCACTTGGAATTTTAATATGTATGAAGGATGAACCAATACCATGGTCATATTTTACCAACTTAGGTTATATTGTTGATACATACTGTTGAGGAACTGCCTGTGCAGAATTACAATTAGAAGAATTGTTTATGGACATATTTGCAATTAGGGAGCAAATTAGCCTAATTTTGGAAATTTGGATTACCAAGTTAATTTATGTTTAACATATTAACTACTCTTTGAATTTGAACATTGATTACCGATTCTTTTTTCTTGGCAAATTACTCCCtaaattagaaaaaagtttGCCAGAACTTCAGTAATGCCAACTAAGCTTTTATGTTATAATCTTGGCTTCAACTGACTTCTTTTATGGAAGGAATATCAGGTTCATATCTTTTAGAAAGCCCTGGCGCTGATAACTCATCTCCAAAGTTGCCAACTTCAGATACAAATGAGTAAGAATTTgcattaattcataaaaaaagatttttttcttctggCTGATGTCTCAATGGATTTGAATTACCAAATTGAGTGAGTGATTAATTTTATGCCTAGGGGTTATGAAATCAAGGAGGCATTGAGAGCACAGATGGAAGTGCAAAGTAAATTACATTTGCAAGTGGAGGTAAATTTCATTTTCCTAGTACAAGTTGTGTACCCACTATGGCATATCAAACTTTATGCCAAATTGGtaatttagtggtatcagacaTCTGCATATCGTGTGTAATTGAAACAAGTTGGTGCTTGCTAactgtttttcaaaaaatatcatCTCACTGCAGGCAGAGAAGCACTTGCAGATTCGCCAGGATGCAGAAAGGAGATACATGGCCATGCTCGAAAGAGCTTGCAAGATGCTGGCTGATCAATTTATTGGTGCCACAGTCATAGACACAGACAGCCAAAAGTTTCAAGGAATTGGAAGCAAAGCACCTAGAGGTACCTTGGTTGATCCTCTTGGTTTTTACTCCATGCCATCCACTGAGGTGGCTGGAGTGAATGTCCCAGAAGAAGAAATACCGCTGAGTCTCCCACCCCAAAGGGCTGATTGTTCAACCGAAAGTTGTTTAACCTCACATGAGAGTTCTGGAGGATTGGCTTTAGAAGGATCTCCCGGCGAGGGAAAAAGGAGGATGCTTGGCATGGACTCGATGGCAGCACCTTTGATATGGAGTGAAGCTAAGATGAGAACTCAAGCCATCAATGTAGCCCAAGGTAATCTTCCTCAAGGAATAACTAGGTATGGCATGTAGGGATGGAAGGTCTACTTGATGGTTTATCCCGGCATGATATATAAACCTTTGGGCTTTCATTCATTCCTTTTTTTATAGGTACTTGAACTCTTCATGTCTTGTAAGTTAGTGAGACATAGGTGGAATCAATTTTACCCCTTTGTAAATTCAATCTACTGTGACtttaaaaattgcaaaaaactaGCTTTGACTATACAAAATTTGTGTGTTTTGGTGACTTCTATGGATTCCTTATTGTTCATTGATTCATGCTGAATAAAGGGTGTGACGTCCTTTCCTTCAAATATATAAGTGGAGTCATTATTAAACTCTTGAACTCTTTTCAGAAGCGTTGAACTTGCAAAAGCCATGTTGTAAAATCCTGACTACTTACTTTtctttcaacaattattttaaaccaTGAATATTAGGGTCATTAAAGTTATATGATCCAAtgcataagaagaagaaattttttCTAACTGGTTTGACTTAAAATCCATGTCTCTCCCTAAACAAAACATTTGTTTCACCAAATCCATGTTTTAGGTGTGAAACTGTGAATAGTGGATGCATTTGTCCGTGTTTTTAAGTAGTGTTTTTTGCCCTCCTATGTAACTTTTTATTGTATTTGATTGTTTTATGTGCTTTTTAATGTGGCTGTAGCACCAAAGTAATATTATATTGCACGTTAGtcaatgaaatgaaaattgcaGCTTCAACTGCAATTGGAGAACATTTATCATTGGTTGTATCATGCAAGTGGCAGGTGGAATATGACAAGTGTTCAAAttctgtttcttaaaaaaaaaattgattctcagtgATGCTAACTGATGTGTGCTGTGTACAACATCGTTTCTCAGGAATAAGGTTATTACATGGACGCCCATAGTGGAGAAAGGATTTCTTCAAAGGGACCATTTCATAaccaataatattatataattagtaaTTTTCTTTTGCCTTAATGTTTCAAAAGTTACTTTAAATTCTAATCAATCCAAATTAAGTTGGATAAAATCACCTAAGGAAATATGTCATCTTGTTTTTTATACAAAGATTTGAAATTTAGACTtctaaagaaaaatgatttttcttatcaCTTAGACAAAAAGGCATTATTGGTATTGTATGGAAtacttttaaagataattttatttttatcacttAGACTAAAAGGCATTATTGGTATTATACTATCAATACTTTACTATGACAAAAATTGGTATGaacaaataaatacatatttgtAAGACACGTGGAAGGCTATCATTCATTTGGGTTTGCGTTAGCCGAATAGCACGATTAGGTATAGCTTGACAGTTGATTTCATCAATGAATGGCCTGCGACCTTCTCAACGACTCCATCACATTCATCTTTCTAATTGGCACCACCTCCCTTTGACGGTCCAAGTGGAATTCCATTTACAACAATGACATAGTAATAGTAATACAATTAAAAGGGTAGTTACTAGTTATTGAGGAGTGAGAGTTGAATGTCTTGATTTGTTGAGGTGGAATTCGTACTTGAAAttgaaatcttttttattaataggCTACATGACCACCACAATAtgcttaaaatatgaattttacttttaagaaTATACTATGAATTATTAAGTAAATCAagagaatatataattataataattgctCGATTTCAACTTCAGAAAGTTGGCGTAGTAATTAAagaatgtatattatatttttttataacttaagtTTGAAcccaaaacaaattaattttaattgacgtaaaaacttaaaaagttgCTTGAAGTTAAAAACGTTTGGTTAAGACTTAAGAGTAAGACTTtacaaaataaaaggaaatttaaaaatcacaagTAGTTGATTAGGCAAATATCAGCATTTTGATATTTTGCAACTGTGCATTGTCTTTCATTGGTGAAGGAATGCATGGAGCCGTAACAACATTGGGAAGGAAGCTATAGGAAAAGGACTACACTGCCGGaatatatctattttattttggtttaaggGAATGAGGTTTACTACTTCCACTCTCTTTAGATATTTAATAATGAGTAAAATGAAACGGGATTAAAtttgagtaaaataaaattattctcttatttaaatatttaaagggaAAATAGTTCAAAGTAATTTCATCTCATAtccttaaaaatgaaaaaaaagtgagatatTGAATGGTTATTTAtggtaatttataaaaaagttccttaaaaatagttcaaagtaatttcatctcatatccttaaaaatattgaatgagAGGAAGACTATTATGATATCCCTATATATCTTTCTTTTACATCTCTCTCTATCTTATCATTCTTCATTTTCCATCATATTTCTTATTTCTCTCTTGtcttttttgtctctctcttttgttatatttattgaaatgtATATGTCCCAACTCCCAAATGGGTGTAAAAAAAAGTCTATTCttcttcatatttaatttttgtacatCGAAGAGAGGATAAGGGAATATTACGAGGAAGATTCTATCTTAGCAGATTACAATGCTACATGTTGTTGTCATCTTCACAACTGGCACCATTAACTATTAGACTATTTCACTACTGAGGAACTTGGATCAATCCTACTCACACTAAGCAACCATcccaataaaacaaaataaaaaacaaattccaaaacaaaacaaaaagaaaagaaggccACATAGGCACATAAAACTCAGTAACCACACAAGGCCTAGGAAACTGATCAGACCAAGACACAAAGGGAATTGTTATACCTTGTTTTTCAAGATCTATCTATCTCATCTATGCCTCACCAGGTATGTaagcttttctcttctttctatctcgttatcaacaaaatcaaacacacaatatttgatgttttccttttattctagcttccctttcttttttgtttttggttgttaTATGATCACCTAATCTTAATTAGCTTAAGTAGCAAGAACAAGTATAAAATTACAAGTACACAAATATCTTAGCTTCAATCCATTATATTTAAACTTGTCTTTGTTTATGTCTGTATGTCTTTAGAAGGGACATTAGAAAAGATAATGCATGGGAAGGATATGTTATGTAAACATATTCTTAATTACAACAAGTAGATAGTGGGAATATTGAATAAAGAGGCATTCTCTTAAGGTGTTTGTGCATGGAATTACGTGAAACGTTAATTTGTTTGGCATCATTGAGCTTGCCATGCTTGGTTGCATGCAAAGTTAGCAATCATATTCATGAGgccaccaaaaaaaaagttagcaaTCATGAACGATTGAGGACACACGGCACGAGGTAGCAATAGTAGTGTAATTACCTGGGAATTGATTCTCATGCATGTTGAATTTTGAAGACTTTCTTAAATGTATAGAAGTAAATTTTGTATGTATTTCTCTTCAATTCATACGCATTAATTAGATGAAACCTTATGAATATTTATGAAAGGAGAGTtagatttaattttgaat includes these proteins:
- the PHR24 gene encoding MYB-CC domain-containing transcription factor PHR24; this encodes MYSRLIHPHDGIVTQDDLQGAASNLSHAHKGDPCLVLTADPKPRLRWTQDLHERFVDAVTQLGGASKATPKAIMRTMNVKGLTLFHLKSHLQKYRLGKQSGKDVGEGCKDGSYLLESPGADNSSPKLPTSDTNEGYEIKEALRAQMEVQSKLHLQVEAEKHLQIRQDAERRYMAMLERACKMLADQFIGATVIDTDSQKFQGIGSKAPRGTLVDPLGFYSMPSTEVAGVNVPEEEIPLSLPPQRADCSTESCLTSHESSGGLALEGSPGEGKRRMLGMDSMAAPLIWSEAKMRTQAINVAQGNLPQGITRYGM
- the PHR24 gene encoding MYB-CC domain-containing transcription factor PHR24 isoform X2 produces the protein MLSAEATPKAIMRTMNVKGLTLFHLKSHLQKYRLGKQSGKDVGEGCKDGSYLLESPGADNSSPKLPTSDTNEGYEIKEALRAQMEVQSKLHLQVEAEKHLQIRQDAERRYMAMLERACKMLADQFIGATVIDTDSQKFQGIGSKAPRGTLVDPLGFYSMPSTEVAGVNVPEEEIPLSLPPQRADCSTESCLTSHESSGGLALEGSPGEGKRRMLGMDSMAAPLIWSEAKMRTQAINVAQGNLPQGITRYGM